A genomic segment from Pseudomonas sp. S09G 359 encodes:
- a CDS encoding ABC transporter ATP-binding protein — translation MSLLQVRDLSVIANSTGRDVTLVDRVSFDLAEGEILGLVGESGSGKTMACRGLMRLLPSPSLRVQGGAVRLAGQDLLQLDDAGMRAVRGGQLGMIFQNPSSHLDPLMRIGEQIAEGIRLHQGASKKDARRQAIEVLRQVGIPDPQARVDNYPHEFSGGMRQRAMIAVALGCNPKVLIADEPTTALDVTVQAQILRLLLDLRDQRGLSIIMITHDLGVVAQTCDSIAVMYAGRLCEHGSKYELLAHPQHPYTAGLIDCQPAHSSGHALLRTIPGQPPLLDALPAGCRFNPRCPQVGALCTEVLPEGARVACHYPLGVHP, via the coding sequence ATGAGTCTGTTGCAGGTCCGGGACCTGAGCGTAATCGCCAACAGCACCGGGCGCGATGTGACCCTGGTCGACCGCGTGTCCTTCGACCTGGCCGAAGGCGAAATCCTCGGCCTGGTGGGTGAGAGCGGTTCGGGCAAGACCATGGCCTGTCGCGGCCTGATGCGTTTGCTGCCGTCGCCGAGCCTGCGGGTGCAAGGCGGCGCAGTACGGCTGGCCGGCCAGGATCTGTTGCAACTGGACGATGCCGGCATGCGCGCCGTGCGCGGCGGGCAACTGGGCATGATTTTCCAGAACCCCAGCAGCCATCTGGACCCGCTGATGCGCATCGGCGAGCAGATTGCCGAGGGCATCCGCCTGCATCAAGGGGCATCGAAAAAAGACGCGCGCCGGCAGGCCATCGAGGTGCTGCGCCAGGTCGGTATTCCTGACCCCCAGGCGCGGGTCGACAACTACCCCCACGAGTTTTCCGGCGGCATGCGCCAGCGCGCGATGATCGCCGTGGCCCTCGGCTGCAACCCTAAAGTGCTGATCGCCGACGAGCCGACCACGGCCCTGGATGTGACCGTGCAGGCGCAGATCTTGCGGTTGCTGCTGGACCTGCGCGACCAGCGCGGCCTGTCGATCATCATGATCACCCACGACCTTGGCGTGGTGGCGCAGACCTGTGACTCCATCGCGGTAATGTACGCCGGGCGCCTGTGCGAACACGGCAGCAAGTACGAGCTGTTGGCCCATCCGCAGCACCCTTACACCGCCGGCCTGATCGACTGCCAGCCGGCCCACAGCAGCGGGCACGCATTGCTGCGCACCATCCCTGGCCAGCCACCGTTGCTGGATGCATTACCGGCCGGTTGCCGCTTCAACCCGCGCTGCCCGCAGGTGGGCGCGTTATGTACCGAGGTGCTGCCGGAAGGCGCGCGCGTCGCCTGTCATTACCCGCTGGGAGTGCACCCATGA
- a CDS encoding ABC transporter ATP-binding protein: protein MSLLQIKDLEVRFAASGSGLFGLNKQWVRAVNGVSLNLAAGETLGLVGESGSGKSTLGRAILHLNPISAGQVLFDGIDMAHGSAIDIARLRHETAMIFQDPYAALNPRHTIGETIAEVLRVQRKVSPQQIPARVVELLDLVGLRPELAGRKPGSLSGGQCQRVGIARALAVEPRLIIADECVAALDVSIQGQIINLLLELQQRMNLAILFIAHDLAIVRRLCDRVAVMYLGKIVEEGPVEAVFSAPRHPYTAALIQAIPEIDPHRPLPTEPLPGEPPSPLNLPTGCAFHPRCRHARAMCSVVLPPTHFLHEHRYSCVLEEPLL, encoded by the coding sequence ATGAGCCTGTTGCAAATCAAGGACCTTGAAGTGCGCTTCGCGGCGTCCGGCAGCGGCCTGTTTGGCTTGAACAAACAGTGGGTGAGGGCGGTGAACGGCGTGTCGCTGAACCTGGCCGCCGGTGAAACCCTGGGCCTGGTCGGTGAGTCCGGCAGTGGTAAAAGCACCCTGGGCCGGGCGATTTTGCACCTCAACCCGATCAGCGCCGGGCAGGTGTTGTTTGACGGTATCGACATGGCCCACGGCAGCGCCATCGACATCGCCCGCCTGCGGCATGAAACCGCGATGATCTTCCAGGACCCTTACGCAGCACTGAACCCGCGCCACACCATCGGCGAAACCATCGCCGAAGTGCTAAGGGTGCAGCGCAAAGTCAGCCCGCAGCAAATCCCGGCGCGCGTGGTTGAGCTGCTCGACCTGGTAGGCCTGCGCCCCGAGCTGGCCGGGCGTAAACCCGGCTCCCTCAGCGGCGGCCAATGCCAGCGCGTGGGGATCGCTCGGGCATTGGCGGTGGAGCCGCGCCTGATCATCGCCGATGAATGCGTGGCGGCGCTGGATGTGTCGATCCAGGGCCAGATCATCAACCTGTTGCTGGAACTGCAACAGCGCATGAACCTGGCGATCCTGTTTATCGCCCATGACCTGGCCATCGTGCGCCGCCTGTGCGATCGCGTGGCGGTGATGTACCTGGGCAAGATCGTCGAAGAAGGCCCGGTGGAAGCGGTGTTTAGCGCGCCACGCCATCCGTACACGGCGGCGTTGATCCAGGCGATTCCCGAGATTGATCCGCATCGGCCGTTGCCTACTGAGCCTTTGCCGGGTGAGCCACCGAGCCCACTGAATTTGCCTACAGGCTGTGCCTTTCACCCGCGTTGCCGGCATGCCCGGGCCATGTGTTCCGTGGTGTTGCCGCCGACCCATTTCCTGCACGAGCATCGATACAGTTGCGTGCTTGAAGAACCTTTGCTTTAA
- a CDS encoding ABC transporter permease produces the protein MSSRPLIAPWRLRLRFGFRNGRLTAAWGLLILLVWLALAVFAPWIAPYDPIAQNTDLSLLGPSLAHPFGTDNYGRDILSRVIWGARIDLQLAVVGVIFPFMIGTFIGAVSGYIGGRFDSFCMRVIDVILAFPFLVLMLAIMAILGPGLQSFYIAMALVGWVSYARLIRSQILVLKESDFALAAKSLGFGHGRILFRHLLPNAMFGSIVFSMSDAVLVLLNGAAVSYLGLGVQPPTAEWGTMVAEGQAFITTAWWICTFPGLAIVTLAMGFSLLADGVAQVLGDRA, from the coding sequence ATGAGCAGCCGCCCGTTGATTGCCCCGTGGCGCTTGCGCCTGCGCTTTGGTTTTCGCAATGGCCGCCTGACCGCCGCCTGGGGCCTGTTGATTCTCTTGGTGTGGTTGGCCCTCGCTGTGTTTGCGCCATGGATCGCGCCGTATGACCCGATTGCGCAGAACACCGATTTGAGTTTGCTCGGGCCGAGCCTCGCGCATCCCTTCGGCACAGACAACTACGGCCGGGACATTCTGTCGAGGGTGATCTGGGGCGCGCGGATCGACCTGCAACTGGCCGTCGTCGGGGTGATTTTCCCGTTCATGATCGGCACGTTTATCGGCGCGGTGTCCGGTTATATCGGCGGGCGTTTCGACAGTTTCTGCATGCGTGTGATTGACGTGATCCTGGCGTTCCCGTTCCTGGTGTTGATGCTGGCGATCATGGCCATCCTTGGCCCGGGCTTGCAGAGCTTTTATATCGCCATGGCGCTGGTGGGCTGGGTGTCGTATGCGCGGCTGATCCGCTCGCAGATCCTGGTGCTCAAGGAAAGCGACTTTGCCCTGGCCGCCAAGAGCCTGGGCTTTGGCCATGGGCGCATTCTGTTTCGTCACCTGTTGCCTAACGCCATGTTCGGTTCGATTGTGTTTTCCATGTCGGACGCGGTGCTGGTGCTGCTCAACGGCGCGGCCGTGAGCTACCTGGGCCTTGGCGTGCAACCGCCGACCGCCGAGTGGGGCACGATGGTCGCCGAAGGGCAGGCGTTCATCACCACCGCCTGGTGGATCTGCACCTTTCCAGGCCTGGCTATCGTAACCCTGGCCATGGGCTTCAGCCTGTTGGCCGATGGCGTGGCCCAAGTGCTGGGGGATCGCGCATGA
- the mupP gene encoding N-acetylmuramic acid 6-phosphate phosphatase MupP, producing MKLRAVLFDMDGTLLDTAPDFIAICQAMRADRGLAPINPQHIRDEISGGARAMVAVTFSMDPESPGFEELRQEFLERYLKDCAVHSKLFDGMAELLEDIEKAKLVWGVVTNKPLRFAEPIMQQLGLAERSALLICPDHVKNSKPDPEPMILACKMLGLDPASVLFVGDDLRDIESGRDAGTRTAAVTYGYIHPDDNPRHWGADVVVDHPLELRKVLDNALCSC from the coding sequence GTGAAGTTGCGAGCGGTTCTCTTCGATATGGACGGTACCCTGCTGGACACCGCGCCGGACTTTATCGCCATTTGCCAGGCCATGCGCGCCGACCGTGGCCTGGCGCCGATCAACCCCCAGCACATCCGCGATGAAATCTCCGGCGGTGCGCGGGCGATGGTCGCCGTGACCTTTTCGATGGACCCGGAGTCGCCAGGCTTTGAGGAGCTGCGCCAGGAGTTTCTCGAGCGCTACCTCAAGGACTGCGCGGTCCACAGCAAACTATTCGACGGCATGGCCGAGCTGCTGGAAGACATCGAGAAAGCCAAGTTGGTGTGGGGCGTGGTCACCAACAAGCCGCTGCGCTTTGCCGAGCCGATCATGCAGCAGCTGGGCCTGGCCGAGCGCTCGGCGCTGCTGATCTGCCCTGATCACGTAAAAAACAGCAAACCGGACCCGGAGCCGATGATCCTGGCGTGCAAGATGCTCGGCCTGGACCCGGCCAGCGTGTTGTTCGTGGGCGATGACCTGCGCGATATCGAGTCCGGCCGCGACGCCGGCACCCGCACGGCGGCGGTCACCTACGGCTACATCCACCCGGATGACAACCCACGCCACTGGGGTGCGGATGTGGTGGTGGACCACCCGCTGGAGTTGCGCAAGGTGCTGGATAACGCGTTGTGCAGTTGCTGA
- a CDS encoding TRZ/ATZ family hydrolase: MTSTAAPLDLLLLPTWLVPVEPAGVVLKEHALGIRDGRIAFIGPRAAALKLAASEVRELPGMLLSPGLINAHGHAAMSLFRGLADDLPLMTWLEKHIWPAEAKWVDEAFVRDGTDLAIAEQLKGGITCFSDMYFYPKVASDCVHNSGMRAQIAIPILDFPIPGASNADEAIRQGIELFGDLKHHPRIKITFGPHAPYTVCDANLEKIRVIAEELDAAIHMHVHETAFEVQQAVEQTGERPLARLGRLGLLGPRFQAVHMTQISEDDLALLVESNTSIIHCPESNLKLASGFCPVERLWQAGVNVAIGTDGAASNNDLDLLGETRTAAMLAKAVAGSATALDAHRALRMATLNGARAMGLDSEIGSLEVGKAADIVAFDLSGLAQQPIYDPVSQLIYATGRDCVKHLWVAGKQLLDDRQLTRMDEQQLTATAIAWGQRISGHNE; this comes from the coding sequence ATGACCTCCACTGCCGCCCCGCTCGACTTGCTGCTACTGCCGACCTGGCTGGTACCTGTCGAACCCGCCGGCGTGGTACTCAAGGAACACGCCCTGGGCATCCGCGATGGGCGCATTGCGTTTATCGGCCCACGGGCCGCCGCGCTGAAGCTGGCCGCCAGCGAAGTCCGCGAACTGCCGGGCATGCTGCTCAGCCCCGGCCTGATCAACGCGCACGGGCACGCGGCGATGAGCCTGTTTCGCGGCCTGGCCGACGACCTGCCGCTGATGACCTGGCTCGAAAAACACATCTGGCCCGCCGAGGCCAAGTGGGTCGATGAGGCGTTCGTGCGTGATGGCACCGACCTGGCCATCGCCGAACAGCTCAAGGGCGGCATCACCTGCTTCTCGGACATGTACTTCTACCCCAAGGTCGCCAGCGATTGCGTGCACAACAGTGGCATGCGCGCGCAGATCGCGATTCCGATCCTCGACTTCCCAATTCCCGGCGCCAGCAACGCCGACGAGGCGATCCGCCAGGGCATCGAGCTGTTCGGCGACCTCAAGCACCACCCACGCATCAAGATCACCTTTGGCCCCCACGCGCCCTACACCGTGTGCGATGCCAACCTGGAAAAGATCCGCGTAATCGCCGAAGAGCTGGACGCCGCGATCCATATGCATGTGCACGAAACCGCCTTTGAGGTACAACAGGCTGTCGAGCAGACCGGCGAGCGGCCATTGGCGCGACTCGGCCGCCTCGGGCTGCTGGGCCCGCGCTTCCAGGCCGTTCATATGACCCAAATCAGCGAGGATGACCTGGCTTTGCTGGTAGAAAGCAACACCAGCATCATCCATTGCCCGGAGTCCAACCTGAAACTGGCCAGTGGCTTCTGCCCGGTGGAGCGCTTGTGGCAGGCTGGGGTCAATGTGGCCATCGGCACCGACGGCGCCGCCAGCAATAATGACCTCGACCTGCTGGGCGAGACCCGCACCGCAGCGATGCTGGCCAAGGCCGTCGCCGGTTCGGCCACGGCCCTGGATGCCCACCGCGCCCTGCGCATGGCCACGCTCAACGGTGCCCGTGCCATGGGCCTGGACAGCGAGATTGGCTCGCTGGAAGTCGGCAAGGCCGCGGATATAGTGGCCTTCGATCTTTCCGGGCTGGCGCAACAACCGATCTACGATCCGGTCTCACAACTTATATATGCCACCGGGCGCGATTGCGTGAAACACCTTTGGGTCGCCGGCAAGCAGTTGCTCGACGACCGGCAATTGACCCGCATGGATGAGCAACAGTTGACCGCCACCGCCATTGCCTGGGGCCAACGCATCAGCGGGCACAACGAATAA
- a CDS encoding YciK family oxidoreductase — protein sequence MFDYSARPELLKGRVILVTGAGRGIGAAAAKTYAAHGATVLLLGKTEANLAQVYDEIEAAGHAQPVVIPFNLETALPHQYDELAAMIEKEFGHLDGLLHNASIIGPRTPIEQLSGENFMRVMHVNVNAMFMLTATLLPLLKLSQDASVVFTSSSVGRKGRAYWGAYGVSKFATEGLMQTLADELDTVAPVRANSINPGATRTSMRAQAYPGENPTDNPTPEEIMPVYLYLMGPDSSGINGQAFDAQ from the coding sequence ATGTTTGATTACTCCGCACGTCCAGAACTGCTCAAAGGCCGGGTCATCCTGGTGACCGGCGCCGGTCGCGGGATTGGCGCGGCGGCGGCAAAGACCTATGCCGCCCATGGCGCCACCGTGCTGTTGCTGGGCAAGACCGAAGCCAACCTGGCCCAGGTCTACGACGAAATCGAAGCGGCCGGCCACGCCCAGCCAGTGGTGATCCCCTTCAACCTGGAGACCGCCCTGCCCCATCAATACGATGAGCTGGCCGCAATGATCGAAAAGGAATTCGGCCACCTTGACGGGCTGCTGCACAACGCCTCGATCATCGGCCCACGCACGCCGATCGAACAGTTGTCCGGCGAGAATTTCATGCGGGTGATGCACGTGAACGTCAACGCGATGTTCATGCTGACAGCCACGCTGCTGCCGCTGCTGAAATTGTCCCAGGACGCGTCGGTGGTGTTTACCTCCAGCAGCGTCGGGCGCAAGGGTCGGGCGTATTGGGGGGCTTACGGGGTGTCGAAGTTTGCCACCGAAGGTTTGATGCAAACCCTGGCCGACGAACTGGACACGGTTGCGCCGGTTCGCGCCAACAGCATCAACCCAGGCGCTACGCGCACCAGCATGCGCGCCCAGGCGTATCCGGGGGAGAACCCGACGGATAACCCGACCCCGGAAGAAATCATGCCGGTGTACCTGTACCTGATGGGGCCGGACAGTAGCGGCATCAATGGGCAGGCGTTTGATGCGCAGTAA
- a CDS encoding ABC transporter substrate-binding protein, whose protein sequence is MQSRHLKLLAAATLTAWSLTAGFAQAAGVLTIGCREDSTTFDPIKSAQNRDTWVFANVYDTLVRVDNLGTKMEPGLAESWEISKDGLTYTFKLRDAKFSDGSAITAADAAFSLLRIRDNKASLWADPFNLINTAKAADPKTLVVTLKTPAVAFLSQLASPTVSILSEKAMTKMGEDAYSENPVTSGAFTVDEWRKGDRVILKKNPNFWQANKVSLDGVEWVSVTDDNTRMRMVQNNELDTAIFVPFSRVEELKKDKNVVIHSDPSTREDHLLINHEHGLLAKPEVRQALDMAIDKQSLVKTATYGQGTVAYSYIPKGSLYHYANNLQRPYDPTEAKKLLAAAGAKDLKLNYVVNAGNEADEQIAVIIKDQLAKVGVTANLQKVDPTQSWQMLVDGEYDISVMYWTNDILDPDQKTTFVLGHDTNQNYMTRYKNDKVKDLVAAARIEADPVKREQMYVELQKLAKQDVNWIDLYYSPYINISRKNVSNFLQNPLGRFTLEEVVKN, encoded by the coding sequence ATGCAATCGCGCCACTTGAAGTTGCTTGCCGCCGCTACGTTAACCGCTTGGTCGCTGACCGCCGGCTTCGCCCAGGCCGCCGGCGTCCTGACCATCGGCTGCCGTGAAGACAGCACCACGTTCGACCCGATCAAAAGCGCGCAAAACCGCGACACCTGGGTGTTCGCCAACGTCTACGACACCCTGGTACGCGTGGACAACCTGGGCACCAAGATGGAGCCGGGCCTGGCTGAAAGCTGGGAGATCTCCAAGGACGGCCTGACTTACACTTTCAAGCTGCGTGATGCGAAATTCTCCGATGGCTCGGCGATCACCGCCGCCGACGCGGCGTTCAGCCTGTTGCGCATCCGCGACAACAAAGCCTCGCTGTGGGCCGACCCCTTCAACCTGATCAACACCGCCAAGGCCGCCGACCCGAAAACCCTGGTGGTCACGCTCAAGACTCCAGCCGTAGCTTTCCTCTCGCAACTGGCGTCGCCGACGGTGTCGATCCTGTCGGAAAAAGCCATGACCAAAATGGGCGAAGACGCTTACTCGGAAAACCCGGTGACGTCCGGCGCGTTTACCGTGGACGAATGGCGCAAGGGCGATCGGGTAATCCTGAAAAAGAACCCGAATTTCTGGCAGGCCAACAAGGTCAGCCTGGATGGCGTGGAGTGGGTGTCGGTGACCGACGACAACACACGCATGCGCATGGTGCAGAACAACGAACTGGACACGGCGATCTTCGTACCGTTCTCGCGGGTTGAAGAGCTGAAGAAAGACAAGAACGTGGTGATCCACTCCGACCCGTCCACCCGTGAAGATCACCTGCTGATCAACCACGAACACGGCCTGCTGGCCAAGCCGGAAGTGCGCCAGGCGCTGGACATGGCGATCGACAAGCAATCGCTGGTCAAAACCGCCACGTACGGTCAGGGCACCGTGGCCTATTCCTACATCCCGAAGGGCTCGCTGTACCACTACGCCAACAACCTGCAACGCCCGTATGACCCTACCGAGGCCAAGAAGCTGCTGGCCGCTGCCGGTGCCAAGGACTTGAAGCTCAACTACGTGGTCAACGCCGGCAACGAAGCCGACGAGCAGATTGCGGTGATCATCAAGGACCAGTTGGCCAAGGTCGGCGTAACGGCCAACCTGCAGAAAGTCGACCCGACCCAAAGCTGGCAGATGCTGGTGGACGGTGAGTACGATATTTCGGTGATGTACTGGACCAACGACATCCTCGACCCGGACCAGAAAACCACCTTCGTGTTGGGCCACGACACCAACCAGAACTACATGACCCGCTACAAGAACGACAAGGTCAAGGATCTGGTGGCGGCGGCGCGCATCGAGGCCGACCCGGTCAAGCGTGAGCAGATGTATGTGGAATTGCAGAAACTGGCGAAACAGGATGTGAACTGGATTGATCTGTACTACAGCCCGTACATCAATATCTCACGCAAGAATGTGAGCAACTTCCTGCAGAACCCGTTGGGGCGCTTCACCCTTGAAGAAGTCGTGAAAAACTAA
- a CDS encoding ABC transporter permease, producing the protein MNLARYRFVLSRPLQLLPVLFGISLITFVLVRSIPGDPARALLGSRSTPDALLKIRAQYGLDQPLWLQYFYFLKNLLKGDLGQSLLYKVDALKLIVTRIEPTLVLVLGSVLLALLIAVPLATVAARNKGGWADNLIRVFTTVGLGMPAFWLGLMLILLFSVQWGLFPVSGYGRTVLDKAHHMLLPCLTIALALSAVLVRNLRASMLMELQADHVTAARARGLSEAAVFRRHVLPNSLVPAVNLLAVNIGWLISGTVVIESLFAIPGIGQLLVRGIFTRDYMVVQGVAMVLACATVVVNFIADVVTVALDPRVKMQ; encoded by the coding sequence ATGAACCTGGCGCGCTACCGTTTTGTATTGTCCCGGCCGCTGCAATTGCTGCCGGTGCTGTTTGGCATCAGCCTGATTACCTTTGTGCTGGTGCGCTCGATCCCCGGTGACCCGGCGCGTGCCCTGCTGGGCTCACGCAGCACGCCGGACGCCTTGCTGAAAATCCGCGCCCAGTACGGCCTCGACCAGCCGTTGTGGCTGCAATATTTCTACTTTCTGAAAAACCTGCTCAAGGGCGACCTCGGCCAGTCGCTGCTGTACAAGGTCGATGCCTTGAAGCTGATCGTCACGCGTATCGAACCGACCCTGGTGCTGGTGCTCGGCAGTGTGCTGCTGGCGTTGCTGATCGCGGTGCCGCTGGCCACCGTGGCGGCGCGCAATAAAGGCGGTTGGGCAGATAACCTGATCCGCGTGTTCACCACCGTCGGCCTGGGCATGCCGGCGTTCTGGCTGGGCTTGATGCTGATCCTGTTGTTCAGTGTGCAGTGGGGCCTGTTCCCCGTGTCCGGCTATGGGCGGACCGTGTTGGACAAGGCCCACCACATGCTGTTGCCCTGCCTGACCATCGCCCTCGCGCTGTCGGCAGTGCTGGTGCGCAACCTGCGGGCCAGCATGTTGATGGAGTTGCAGGCTGATCACGTGACCGCTGCCCGGGCGCGCGGGCTGTCCGAGGCGGCTGTATTCCGGCGCCATGTGTTGCCTAACTCGCTGGTGCCGGCGGTCAACCTGCTGGCGGTGAATATCGGCTGGTTGATCAGTGGCACGGTGGTGATTGAAAGCCTGTTCGCCATTCCCGGCATCGGCCAGTTGCTGGTGCGTGGCATTTTCACCCGTGACTACATGGTGGTGCAGGGCGTGGCCATGGTGCTGGCCTGTGCGACGGTGGTGGTCAACTTTATCGCCGATGTGGTGACGGTGGCCCTGGACCCGCGGGTGAAGATGCAATGA
- the mtnA gene encoding S-methyl-5-thioribose-1-phosphate isomerase has translation MRDRLLAAEKVKAIDWRDGALHLLDQRALPSRESWVACSTVAEVAAAIRAMVVRGAAAIGISAAYGLVLAARERIAQGDEWQAAWEEDYALLADTRPTASNLFWALKRMRDRLDRVKTHADPLAVLEAEAIAIHESDREANLVMAQLGVERIRKHQGNAQAILTHGNAGALATGGVGTALGVIRAAFLEGLVEQVYVNETRPWLQGSRLTAWELAGEGTPVTVNADSAGAHILKTKGVTWVIVGADCIAANGDVISKIGTYQLAVCAMHHGVRFMVVAPSSTLDLMMATGEDVALEERDADELLEANGQRLAVQAFNPVFDVTPADLIDVIVTEKGVVERPDAAKLAKLMCRKRLH, from the coding sequence ATGCGCGATCGACTGTTGGCAGCGGAGAAAGTGAAGGCCATCGATTGGCGTGATGGCGCACTGCACCTGCTCGATCAGCGCGCGCTGCCGTCCCGGGAAAGCTGGGTGGCGTGTTCCACGGTCGCCGAGGTGGCCGCGGCCATTCGCGCGATGGTGGTGCGCGGCGCGGCGGCCATTGGTATCAGCGCCGCCTATGGCCTGGTACTGGCTGCCCGTGAGCGCATCGCGCAGGGCGATGAGTGGCAGGCGGCGTGGGAAGAAGACTACGCGCTGCTGGCCGATACCCGACCGACTGCGTCCAACCTGTTCTGGGCCCTGAAGCGCATGCGCGACCGCCTGGACCGCGTCAAGACGCATGCCGACCCGCTGGCGGTGCTGGAAGCCGAAGCGATCGCGATCCATGAAAGTGACCGCGAAGCCAATCTCGTCATGGCCCAGCTCGGCGTTGAGCGCATTCGCAAGCACCAGGGCAATGCCCAGGCGATTCTGACCCACGGCAACGCCGGTGCCCTGGCCACGGGCGGTGTCGGCACGGCCCTCGGGGTGATTCGCGCGGCCTTTCTCGAGGGCTTGGTCGAACAGGTCTACGTCAACGAAACCCGCCCGTGGCTGCAAGGTTCGCGGTTGACCGCCTGGGAGCTGGCGGGCGAGGGCACCCCGGTGACGGTGAATGCCGACTCGGCGGGCGCGCATATCCTCAAGACCAAGGGCGTGACCTGGGTGATCGTCGGCGCCGATTGCATTGCCGCCAATGGTGATGTGATCAGCAAGATCGGCACTTACCAGCTGGCGGTATGCGCCATGCACCATGGCGTGCGTTTTATGGTGGTGGCGCCGAGTTCGACCCTGGACCTGATGATGGCCACTGGCGAGGACGTTGCCCTGGAAGAGCGCGATGCCGATGAGTTGTTGGAGGCTAATGGTCAACGGCTGGCGGTGCAGGCGTTCAATCCAGTATTTGACGTGACCCCAGCGGATTTGATCGACGTGATCGTCACCGAAAAAGGCGTCGTCGAGCGGCCGGACGCCGCCAAGCTGGCCAAGCTGATGTGCCGTAAACGCCTGCATTAA
- the ubiG gene encoding bifunctional 2-polyprenyl-6-hydroxyphenol methylase/3-demethylubiquinol 3-O-methyltransferase UbiG has translation MSNVDHAEIAKFEALAHRWWDRESEFKPLHDINPLRVNWIDERVNLAGKKVLDVGCGGGILSEAMAQRGATVMGIDMGEAPLAVAQLHQLESGVNVEYRQITAEDLAEEMPEQFDVVTCLEMLEHVPDPSSVIRACFRMVKPGGQVFFSTINRNPKAYLFAIIGAEYIMKLLPRGTHDFKKFIRPSELGAWSRQAGLSVKDIIGLTYNPLTKHYKLANDVDVNYMIQTLREE, from the coding sequence ATGAGCAACGTCGACCACGCCGAAATCGCCAAATTCGAAGCCCTGGCTCACCGCTGGTGGGACCGCGAGAGCGAATTCAAGCCCCTGCATGACATCAACCCCCTGCGGGTCAACTGGATTGACGAACGCGTCAACCTGGCCGGCAAGAAGGTGCTGGACGTCGGTTGCGGCGGCGGCATCCTCAGCGAAGCGATGGCCCAGCGCGGCGCCACCGTGATGGGTATCGACATGGGCGAAGCACCGCTGGCCGTGGCCCAACTGCACCAGCTGGAGTCGGGCGTGAACGTGGAATACCGCCAGATCACCGCCGAGGACCTGGCCGAAGAGATGCCAGAACAGTTCGACGTGGTGACCTGCCTGGAGATGCTCGAACACGTGCCGGACCCGTCTTCGGTGATCCGCGCCTGCTTCCGTATGGTCAAGCCGGGCGGCCAGGTGTTCTTCTCCACCATCAACCGCAACCCCAAGGCCTACCTGTTCGCGATCATCGGCGCCGAATACATCATGAAGTTGCTGCCGCGCGGCACCCATGACTTCAAGAAATTCATCCGCCCGTCCGAGCTGGGTGCCTGGAGCCGCCAGGCCGGTCTCAGCGTAAAAGACATCATCGGCCTGACCTACAACCCGCTGACCAAGCACTACAAGCTGGCCAACGACGTTGACGTCAACTACATGATCCAGACCCTGCGCGAGGAGTGA